In Silurus meridionalis isolate SWU-2019-XX chromosome 28, ASM1480568v1, whole genome shotgun sequence, the genomic window AGTTGGATTTGAAGCCAAAACCTtctgttattataaaaatattatgtgCATACAAATTTATTTCACTTGTTATTCTTGCTAAATTACCAAGGTCTTTTATCTGATCCCAGTCCAGGTGCTCTTGGAGGACGTCCTGATCGACAGCTGCTTCCAGGCCAATCAGCAACTGGTAAATGTACTTAATTTTTTCTTACCATAATTAACATGGagtctaaaataatttttttttatatgttaagCCAGATGATCTAATGGCCCTGGCGATGGTCATGCTGTATGACGTACATGACCGGAAGTTCCAGATCAGAGAGCCAATGACAGGAGAAGGGGAGGGGCTTATAGAGGATGTGAGGCTGGTGGAAGAAAGCCTCTATAGGTTCCTGCaagtttataaatttttattttaaatttttgagGAATTTCATCATTTACTCTCATGCTACTTTAAatacaccagtgtgtgtgtgtgtgtgtgtgtgtgtgtgtgtgtgtgtgtgtgtgtgtgtgtgtgtgtttgtgtcaggtTTAGGACTAAGCTCGTGGCCTCACTGGCTCGCTTTAGAATAAAGCACAATCTGGTGTGTGTCGATGACATTCTGCCAAAATGTGTGAAGGAAAAACACCAGAGAAAAGACAAACTACTTACCTGTGCCTGGGTTAACACACTCAagagcaggtacacacacacacacacacacacacacacacacacacacacacactttaatacagTCCGACTAACTTGCAATGTCACTCTGCAGCgttgatgaagtgtgtgtgatgctgaagACACAGGGCTTCATCCAGGTGGatccaaacacacatttacaaggGAGTGTGTTTTGTAGGGACACACACTGTCCCGAGGTCCTGCTGTTTCCACACCAAGCACAAGAACATTTAGAAAAGATGACATTAATAAGGGATCACACACTAAtaatacaggtaacacacacccacacacacacacacacacacacacattcatgtcCTGTGTACTCTATGAGAGTATGtattatgcagtgtgtgtttgttaaagGAGAAGTCCCGTAGTCTGGCTGTGTGTGCACTGCGCCCCCTGTTGGCCAAAAACACAGACATTCTGATAGTAGGATCGTTCTCTGCACTCACTGCGGCTCACGTAGGCATCCAGGCTTCTGTCTTCTCCAACCACGTCTTTGTCTGTGGGCTCCCGTCTGACTCTACCCACAGGGAGGAGCTACAGGAGACACTGTCTCTCATTGGCTGCAAAAGTGAGAGATTTTTGAGATCAGAATATTgaaagctgaaaatgttgaAGGTGTTCAATGAATATGACCGGAcaatataaaagtgtgtgtgtgtgtgtgtgtgtgtgtgtgtgtgtgtgtgtgtgtgtgttactgtgcgTTATCTCTGTGTGAAGACTTTCGCTTGCTATCAGAGCAGTTTTCGGATCTGAGCGAAGGCGACTCACGTCTCCAGAAGGTCCAAGTGGTTCTCGTGCTGCCCCGGTGTACAGCTTCAGCCCTCTCTGACCCTATAGCACATATTATTAACGAGGATGGAGGTATGGTAACACACC contains:
- the LOC124381538 gene encoding LOW QUALITY PROTEIN: putative methyltransferase NSUN7 (The sequence of the model RefSeq protein was modified relative to this genomic sequence to represent the inferred CDS: deleted 1 base in 1 codon), yielding MTKPGFPDCVYIQAADAFQASCMENTTEDRMIHYSPNPQPATGNAATDKHKAKQNKLWAYELAFNTLKFQVLLEDVLIDSCFQANQQLPDDLMALAMVMLYDVHDRKFQIREPMTGEGEGLIEDVRLVEESLYRFRTKLVASLARFRIKHNLVCVDDILPKCVKEKHQRKDKLLTCAWVNTLKSSVDEVCVMLKTQGFIQVDPNTHLQGSVFCRDTHCPEVLLFPHQAQEHLEKMTLIRDHTLIIQVTHTHTHTHTHTHSCPVYSMRVCIMQCVFVKGESRSLAVCALRPLLAKNTDILIVGSFSALTAAHVGIQASVFSNHVFVCGLPSDSTHREELQETLSLIGCKNFRLLSEQFSDLSEGDSRLQKVQVVLVLPRCTASALSDPIAHIINEDGDRKLLQDLSQDTVSDTKLESLVQKQIQDLSHALTFPRVRGVVYCTCSVYAEENELVVKRAIKNAAVRTKSQPFRIVSTGWTDKKRFLRLQASDTSEGCFLCVLKREETESIQDILERAAAKGLLNGLALPEKGKQSKKKEKQKGTPGTPLPPPQHAPAITSDPNTSENLQPSSTIPEGALKHTQDSQCPSPTSQIDISAHPNGVESQAPKAQRKKARRRKSRAAKNIRGAKIKTGTTLKRRTRSPHVKPRHVQPV